The Macaca nemestrina isolate mMacNem1 chromosome 15, mMacNem.hap1, whole genome shotgun sequence genome segment CCATTTCCCCCTTTAAAAGGCTTTGTAAACTTAAAAACAAACGACAAGTACAATCATGGCTGTTAACACATTTTTACAtcttctaagtattttttttttctttctaaacatCTTGGGTGGATGGAGGGTCAAAAGTGACCCGACTGATGATCATTTCCATGGCCCTGCATCCTATCTCGAGTTCATGCGCTTGCAACCACAGAGAATCTCCTTAAAGGTGTTGCGCAGTTCCGGGCTCCGGAAGGCGTAGATGAGCGGGTCGATGACGGAGTTGCACATGATGAGGACCAGGTAGGTGTTGAAGTGGGCAGTGTAGCAGATGCAGTAGGGGTTGGTGGGGCAGGTGATGATGAGGACCAGGTGGAGGAAGAAGGGGGCCCAGCAGAAGATGAACACCCCCAggaggatggtgatggtgactgCCCCCTTCATGCATGAGTGTTGCTGTGGGGCCACCCCGTCGGCAGGTGGCAGTGCTGCTATGCGCTTGACATGCAGCCGCGCAAAGAGGAACATGTGCACGTAGAGGGTGCCCATGAGGAGCATCATGGCGAAGAACATGGTGATGAGGCACACGATGACCATCTTGCTCTCCGAGTAGACAATGAACACCACGCCACAGATGCCGCAGCCGACCCAGATGGCCACGATCGAGGTGAGGGCCTTCCTCACAGTCATGATGCTGTGGTAGCGGAGCGCGTAAAAGATGGTGACGTACCTGTCGACAGCGATGGCCAGGAGGTTGCAGATGGAGGCCACCAGGGAGATGCAGGTCATGGAGTCGAAGATGTTGTCCATGTACTGGATAAACTGATCCTCCAAGGTCAGGTAGTTGCTGTGGACGATGGCGATCATGATGGTCTCCAGGGCATTGGACAGGCTCACCAGCATGTCGGCCACTGCCAGGCTGCAGAAGAAGAAGTACATTGGGGAGTGCAGGTTGCCGTTCCTGACCACGGCCAGGAGAACCAGGATGTTTTCCAGCAGACTGACGATGCCCAGGGCCAGGAAAACCTCGGGCTTGATGAAGACCTGCTCACAGAACGGGCTGCTGCTCTGGTTGCTGAAGAAAGGGGCTTGGAGGTGCTCCGAGCCATTAGGTAGTGTTGGCTGAACAGAGGGCAGGCAGCACGAAGCATTCATTGCTGACAGAGGGCTGATCTGAGCTGGGGCTCCAGCAGGGTCCGTAGGAGGGAAGACAAAATCTCCCTCCAGATACTTCTTTTGGATGCTCATTCAATCTGAACTTAGAGTTTGTTCTCCCCTAGAATAAAAGGATGTcgaaggtagagagagagagatggtgaAAGAGGgtggaggaagagacagagagagagagagatacatacagagagaagagggaagagagagagagggagagtagCTAATTAGTAGCTAGCATGCAAGTTCGTAGCTTGGAGACATGCGGAGAACTTTGCTGTTCCCGGAGGAGCAGTTTTGACCTTGTTTACATAGAAAAAATACATCATAGGGTCTCTTACCAGCAAGTCTTCCTTCTGTTTCCCTCTCAGCCCTCTGTTTGTCTCTCCTCACTTCCCCACCTGGGAACAGAAAACCTGCCACCGGTTGCTACA includes the following:
- the LOC105470633 gene encoding melanocortin receptor 3, whose product is MSIQKKYLEGDFVFPPTDPAGAPAQISPLSAMNASCCLPSVQPTLPNGSEHLQAPFFSNQSSSPFCEQVFIKPEVFLALGIVSLLENILVLLAVVRNGNLHSPMYFFFCSLAVADMLVSLSNALETIMIAIVHSNYLTLEDQFIQYMDNIFDSMTCISLVASICNLLAIAVDRYVTIFYALRYHSIMTVRKALTSIVAIWVGCGICGVVFIVYSESKMVIVCLITMFFAMMLLMGTLYVHMFLFARLHVKRIAALPPADGVAPQQHSCMKGAVTITILLGVFIFCWAPFFLHLVLIITCPTNPYCICYTAHFNTYLVLIMCNSVIDPLIYAFRSPELRNTFKEILCGCKRMNSR